In Sebastes umbrosus isolate fSebUmb1 chromosome 15, fSebUmb1.pri, whole genome shotgun sequence, the genomic window TGATATAATATttcatatagtatattattCTATCTAATAATGCTTTAACGTAGTACCTCCATACTGAGTTGTGTTGGTTGGGTcagatgacatcacactgataGTTCCATTGACTGTACTATATCATGCTGTTTAGTAGAGCTACACTGATAAATCACACCTCCATATTATTTGCTGATATCagcttattgcagatatatGGTATCGGTGTATATATCGGCTGATAAGTAACAAGAAACTGAAGTGCAGAAATGCCAAACTGAGTTTGAGCTCATTCATAAACAGTGTCTCCATCACATAGTTTGTCCTCCAGAGAGCACCAGTTCATTTGTAAACTGTGAAATGTCCCACTGAGTTCTACTggtcacaaaacaacaacaactaaggAATCTGTATCAAGTTTGTCTGTTTATGTTCTGTGTCTCTATTCAAAATACTGTCGGCCCATATGTTGAATATTGATATCAGTGTCGGCCTCAAAAATCCAGCATCGGTCGGGCGATGCTGTTTAAGGATTTGATGTATTAACAGAATCACATTTATTCTTGGACAGATTTGTTacagaggacagtagaggacagtaggggacagtagaggacagtaggggacagtagagtagaggacagtagaggacagtaggggacagtagaggacagtagaggacagtagaggacagtagggGACAGTAggggacagtagaggacagtagggGACAGTAggggacagcagaggacagcagaggacagtagaggacaggagaggacagtagtagacagcagaggacagcagatgacagcagaggacattagaggacagcagaggacagcagaggacagtagtagacagcagaggacagtagaggacagcagaggacagcggAGGACAGcggaggacagtagaggacatgacagtggaggacagtagaggacagtagaggacatgacagtggaggacagtagaggacagtagggGACAGTAggggacagtagaggacagcagaggacagtagGGGACAGTGGAGGACAGTAggggacagtagaggacagtaggggacagtagaggacagtaggggacagcagaggacagtagaggacagtagaggacagtagaggacaggacagtggaggacagtagaggacagtggAGGACAGCggaggacagcagaggacagtagtagacagcagaggacagtagaAGACAGCAGGGGACAGCAGGGGACAGCAGCGGATAGTAGAGAACAGCAGGGGACAGCAGGGGACAGCAGCGGATAGTAGAGAACAGTAGAGGACATTGAATGTGTTGAATATAgaagatgaaatatgaatcacatGCAGCGTTTCTGTTTTGGTCAGAGGTTTGTGATTTCAGACTTCAAACTAATGTGATAATGAGGAGTGTGAACTACTAATGATGCATCCTGAAGAATAAATGACTCCACTAACTGGAAACTAAACTGGACTTTCTCTTCACATTGAGATATCCAGCACTagatacaaataaatcaataaatgatgTCTGCTTTTACAAACTGCTTTCTATCAATGAATGTCAGCTACACAACTGTATGACCTAAATATGAGActccttttatattttatttcagaatTAAAACAGTTTCCAAGACTAAATCATCAGAAATATTAAAGAGTGTCTGgaactaaatatatttatatatttattgactacacagAGATTATTAGGATGTCTTGTAGTTCTTTTTGATTCTGTGTTCAGAGAAATAACGTTGTTCAGTGATTTATAAAAGTATGatataaaaactgaaatcatGACGTTAACTTTCTCTTCCAGTGACTCACTCTCTgaagtatttctacactgcGTCTACTGGAGTCCCAAACTTCCCAGAGTTTGTGATTGTTGGGTTGGTTGATGAACTTCAGATAGATAACTGTGACAGTAACACCAGGAGAGCAGAACCCAAACAGGACTGGATGAACAAGGCAGCAGAGAAGGATCCTCAGTACtgggagagacagactgagaccTGTAAGGGTCACCAGCAGGTCTTCAAATCCAACCTTGAAGTTGCAAAGCAGCGCTTCAACCAAACTGGAGGTTTGTTCATGTTTCACTTTCTACtgataaaatgttgtttatattttcatcctGTATTTTAGTGAACAGATgttaccacacacacagtgtttctgTCCATCCCATAATAACCAGCAGAGATGATGAACCCTTTGTCTCCACTAGATTAGATCAGAATCAGTCTACTGAACTGCCCACAGTGAGTTGGTCCATAAGAACTCTGCTGCAGGAACCTGTTTAtcacaacagttttacaacccACAGCTGATAGAGGAACATTACAAAGATCcgttattacacctgttcaacaagcataaacacgatgaaatggttaaacatggaggaaagcaacgtttcaatctgctctgtctgctgtctctcatccaccgctgctgtttacacaagcacagcGTGTTAGCTCTGCAGCTAACAGCGcgttataatattgtatcgtatcgagATCATGAACCCAATAGCGCCATCTAGTGCcgcggaggcagtggtactagattatttttgtattattatttagcaaagtgaacaggtaaaacctaaaggaggtaagatgccagctgctgcaaaaccaaagcctattgaaggaggctgagacacgggcggacacgggtcttgtattgggtataacacatgcgcagtgtaaccactgtaccactgcctccgcggcactagatggcgctctgcgGCACACCGGTGTGCCGCGGCACACTAGTTGAGAACCCCTGTGCTAGTCAGGACTCTGTTCCTGCAGCTCACATGAAGCCACAGCACCTTCAGCAGTGGAGAGAAACTGTTGGTCTCAGTGGAGgcactgtgtctctgtggtaAAAAGAGGATCTGAACTGTGTTAGGATGTCACTCTGTTTCCCAGcagtctctgcctctctgtctctctccaagaCGTCCACACTGTCCACATGATGATTGGCTGTAAGTGTCTTTCATGGAGCCAATAACAGCAGGAGGTGTAGATCCTCTGTCTTGGTGTCTGTGgatcagtgtgtctctgtggtaaAGATGTGATATCAACTGATAATAGATGACTGGGCTGTGATCTCACTCTGGTTTAAtgccgtctctgtctctctctctcagatgtcCACATTTTCCAGTGGATGTACGGCTGTGAATGGGACGATGTGACTGATGAGGTTAAAGGTTATGATCAGCATGGTTATAATGGAGAAGACTTCTTATCATTTGACCTGAAGACAGAGACATGGGTCGCTCCAAAACAACAGGCTGTCATCACCAAACACAAGTGGGATAATGACAAAGCTTTGATAGCAGGGCAAAAACACTACCTCACCCAGATTTGTCCTGAGTGGCTGAAGAAGTATGTGAACTATGGGAGGAGCGTTCTGCTGAGAACAGGTAGAATCACATGACCTGAACAATCTTCATATGTCTCCTCTGTTTCTAAGCAACAGTAACATTACAGTACATGTCACCAACATACAGAGACCCACTGCGTCTCTCTTTACacacatttctctttctttcatttcctctcacctctctcacacTTTGGTATCGACACCAAATAACGTCCCATTGCTCACAGACTACTTGACCAGTAATGAGAATAGTTTGATCCCTGAACAGATACAGGTGTCTGCTAACAATTTATATCAAGTTTTCTTTAGAGCTAAACCCGAACATGAAAGACACAATTTAGATAAATGTACAAGGAGAGCATTTTGACAAAATTCTGCCTCCCCGGGACGGTTGGGACATCTTGTTCTGGACTAAACAAATATCATTTAAACTGAATAAATGCAGTCTAAATATTAACACCTTATATTTAAAAAGTCTCTGTCCCTACTGTCCCCCTGTCCCAaccgaccccgctctcccctatgTGTTACGAAGGCATTTAAAACCCATCAAACAGGAATGCTAATATTAATATGcagtaaataataatactgttgTCTTTACTCTCCAGAGCTTCCCTCagtgtctctcctccagaagactccctcctctccagtcagCTGCCACGCTACAGGTTTCTACCCTGACAGAGCCACACTGTTctggaggaaagatggagaggacCTTCATGAAGACGTGGACCTCGGAGAGATCCTCCCCAACCACGATGGAACCTTCCAGATGAGTGCTGACCTGAAACTTTCATCAGCTGAAGATCGGACGAGGTACGACTGTGTGTTTCAGCTCTCTGGTGTGAAGGACGACCTCGTCACCAAACTGGACAAAGTCAGGAGCAACGGAGGTGAGACTGAGATCAGGAGTGATGGagatggcaaacacacatttagttCACTGTCAcctttgtaaattaattttagaTTTTAGATGCTATAAAGCCTTGtgtaactgttttaatgtgtagcCACAGTTCAGAGATTAGAGGCGCCTGCTTCATGTGTTCAGGTTGTgactatttgttgttgttttgtgctcAACAGGGAAGCCCACTGGCATCATCGCTGCAGTGGTTGTTCTTGGTCTCGTCCTCATCGCTGGGATGATTTGTGGAGTCGTCATTTATAGAAAGAAGAACGGTGAGAAACCCAAACAGAAACATCGTCTCatgtcttttcctctctgttttgaTTTTAGACTTTTAAGTTGATGCTTTTATCCAAACTAATTTCACTTCCCAGCACATCTAAATGTGTTTGAACCAGCAGTCAGTGCTGTAAGGCTCAGAGCCACAGTTTGATGATAATATGACTATAGCATGATGATGTAAGGGAGAGGTGATGGAAGATAAATGATGTCAAACAAAAGGTAGAAGGGATTTATTGATGAGTTTGAGTGAGTAGAAGAGCGGGTCATCACTGGAAACATTAAAGGAGACAAAGTCTGACATCTTCAACTGTGACAACATCAATAATTAGtcttgtctttttatttcagCCAAACGCCCTCCATCTCGTAAGTAcaacttgtttttattctatttcctCTGAGCTGAATCTCTGTAGATTAAAACGAGTTAGTGTATTTTGTGCTGAAGGACTTCTTCCTGCAGTGTTTGCTGAGGGCTAACAATGTGTTTCTGACCTTACAGCTGTAAACAACGCTGATGTCTTGGAGGAACTGAATCCAGGATCCTAAATGATGAACACACCAGCCTGCACACAGTGAGTTGCTTCATATGGGACATCAAGCATTCACACCTGTTGTTAAACAAAGCTGCCTTAAAGTATGTGCAGAAGGAGCTTCTGTGATTGTTTCTTTATCCGCTGTAAAACTTCTGTGACACGTTGTAGCTGGAAAGAACATctttgagtttctccacaacgAAGGTGAAACTGTTTAATATGACGTGAAGTGAGATTATTAAGAGAAAGACGGAGATGCTTTCAGAAAGCTTCACATCAGCAGCTCAGATAAACTGTCTGTAGATTAAAAACTCAAATATTAACCTTTAGAAAAACAGAGACACCAATTTATTAAAATGGTGTCGAACCAAATTAAAATAAACGATTTATACTAACAACATGTTAACACTTCAATGACTGAATCATGGATATCTGAGGTCTACATGAGGCTGTAAATATGTGCTTTTGTTGAACTGAACTCTCCAAACATTTATggtaaatagttttgttttctattttatatatttttattttctttctgccTCTTTAGGTTTATGGATACATTCTGCACTGGATCAAGGAGCGGTGCCACATTCTCCTCCCTAAACTGGGAATTCATTGGTTATTCTTCATTCATATCATAAACTGGTGTAATCAGGGTTGGGAATTTATTTGTAGTTGATTggaatacaaagaaattagaacaaaattacaaatattatcaAACATAAATGGTGACATTAAATTATTTGGAtcatttagttaaaaaaaagtgtaatttcctctgatcaaatattagtttaaatgttggTAAATCAAATGAGGATGATTATTTTTGGAGAGAAGTAAAACAATGAAAGCATCACAGAACTCTTCATACATAATAAAGACTAAACAATAAATCCACCATAGTTACAGTTTGATGCTTCTGCTGTTGGGGTTTTCTGCTTAGTGGTAACACAAACGTTAATTTACAGATATAGACACCATAGAAATATTTCTatgatagacacacacacacatccacgtaCACTCGGGTCTgtcaatatgatgat contains:
- the LOC119503126 gene encoding H-2 class I histocompatibility antigen, K-K alpha chain-like; protein product: MRKVIFLLCLCHAASAVTHSLKYFYTASTGVPNFPEFVIVGLVDELQIDNCDSNTRRAEPKQDWMNKAAEKDPQYWERQTETCKGHQQVFKSNLEVAKQRFNQTGDVHIFQWMYGCEWDDVTDEVKGYDQHGYNGEDFLSFDLKTETWVAPKQQAVITKHKWDNDKALIAGQKHYLTQICPEWLKKYVNYGRSVLLRTELPSVSLLQKTPSSPVSCHATGFYPDRATLFWRKDGEDLHEDVDLGEILPNHDGTFQMSADLKLSSAEDRTRYDCVFQLSGVKDDLVTKLDKVRSNGGKPTGIIAAVVVLGLVLIAGMICGVVIYRKKNAKRPPSPVNNADVLEELNPGS